From Penaeus chinensis breed Huanghai No. 1 chromosome 29, ASM1920278v2, whole genome shotgun sequence:
atgaatgaaaagaaattataaaccCGATGAGTATTTTAATCCCATTATGGCATTTCACATCTTTACAAAACTCATTTGACAAAATTAGACATAGTTTCAGTTTCAGAATCACTATGAATAAGACACTTCCAGCCTGGCAAAGATATAACAGCTTTACTGAGTAATGCTGAGATACTCCCAGACAAGCTTGTTCAAATACACCGGCTCCTGCTGCTGGACAAAGTGGCCGGCACCATCGATGTATTTCAGCTGCACGTCCTCACATTCTCCTGCTGATCTGTGAATtgtcaaaaggaaaataaatatgatcTACTACCTCTAATAATATATAAACTGATAATGAAATAGGTAAAGAaagaaatttaataaataaagaaatatcagGAACCAATACATGTACGAGTATGCAAtggatacaaacaaataaataacaataattcttcTTTTCCAGACATGTCAGCTCAGTGTTATTACATAGAATAAATCACCTCAGCCAAaatcaacatttttcttttcttttatggagTTTAATTAGTATGCATCTCAGGTTCTGTCACAATTATATTATTGTAGTAAATATTTCCCAAAAACAGATGGAGTCTCTGAGGCACAACCATATCACTCCTAGGTATGAATATGTAATTGCAACAGCTTGTTGCAATGGTTTTCCCATTTCTAACATTTAcatccttttattttcatcatgcaAGATCCCTTTAAAATATTTCTCTCAATTCCTTGTCAGTTTAACCATCCCTTCAATATTTATAGAATTTTCAAGGAAAACGTAAATCTTTTGATAGTATTACTGCTAGaaaatgaagtgtgtgtgtggttgtgtatatatataattatatgtatatgtaaatgtgtgtatacatgcatatatatataaatatatatatacatatatatgtctatataaacatatctacatatatatacatatacatatacatatacatatacatatacatatacatatacatatacatatacatatacatatacatatacatatacatatacatatacatatacatatacatatacatatatatacatatatatatatatatatatatatatatatatatattatatagatatatacacatatacatatatatatatatatatattatatagatatatacacatatacatatatatatatatatatatataaatatattatatagatatatacacatatacatatatatatatatatatatatatatatatatacatatatatatatatatatatatatatgtgtgtgtgtgtgtgtgtgtgtgtgtgtgtgtgtgtgtgtgtgtgtgtgtgtgtgtgtgtgtgtgtgtgtgtgtacatatattttaataaatatatatatatatatatatatatatatatatatatatatatattatagatatatatatatatgtatatacatatatgtgtgtgtgtataaacatatattttgatatatgaatgtgtgtgtgtgtgtgtagtatatatatatatatatatatatatatatacatgtatatatatccatatatatacatatatttaaatatatatacacatatagatatgtatatatgtatatatatggatatatatacacaaagacatatatatatatacatatacacatatatgaatatatatgtgtgtgtgtacatatatatacatatacatatacatatacatatacatatacatatatatatatatatatatatatatatatatatatatatatatatatttatatatatatattcttttttttctccttcttcttcttcttctaacagccattcattccattgcaggacctaggcctctctctcaatccattattgagaggttatatggcagtgccacccttgcctgattggatgcccttcctaatcaacaatggttgtgccacggctgtgatttcctctccgacacctgcgtttgacttctcgaggtgATGTGTCATTTTCTCAGGCATTTTTACCACCGTCGCGACTGGGAATTGatcttgggaccacgagggtcggagcccaatgCTTTAACcattggatcatcgcggcagtcatatatatatatatatatatatatatatatatatatgtatgtatatatatatacatatatatatatatatatttgggggccaagactggaaaaaaaaactccaaacaaactaagttggaaaagattgggagaggcctacatcctgcaacggactgattcaggctgatgatgatgatgataatatgtatatatatgtatatgtatatatttatgtatatatatatatatatatatatatatatatatatatatatatatatatatatatatatataaatatagaaaagaattTCTTTGTGAGGAATTTATTAAAGGctgttatctattcatttattttagttaCCTTTATGTCTTTTTTAAATACTAAACTATCTTAAAGTGATCCTATTCCTTTCTGGCTTATGGGATCCAAGAATatctttatattcttctcttATTTACGTAATAATCAGAATCAACTCAAAGAGACGAAGAATCCAAAACCATCAAAGTCAGTTATCTCTCAAGTGGCATAAATCTAAACACAAGAATACAAAATGCAAATTAGTAATCTCTTGGATGAATTTCAGTTCACACAATAACTGATATAATATAACCCAGTTAGTGAAGCAATAACTcagaaaaacatttattttacctaaaattaagaaaacagaaaaatacacacaatttTGCAATTTCTGCCTGAAGGAAAGTATTTTCACTTCCCCAAATGATAAGTGTTGGAACCCTTATCTTCGGAATGTGAAGTGATGATGTGAAATCAATATTACGATAAAAGTTCACTGCTGCAGACAGGGCACCTGAAATAAAGTTGATATCTGAATAATTAACAACAGTGCTTCCctcttagaatatattttttaagagTTAATTGTAATTTACAGATCCATGATTTGTATTTGATAGGCTACAGAAAATGACCTACAGAACTGTCTTatattacataaaacaaaatcataattacAAGATTGGAACCTATGATAAAATATATGCTATGTACTTGAAATAATATTACATAAAACAGAGGACATTCATATAGCAAattaaatagagagaaggaaaacctgTCCAATGAAAAGCCATTAATCTTTGCAGTTACAAAAACGTACCTTTTTGTGAGAAATAATACTTATAAGCCTCTACAACTTCATCAGTAAATATCTCtgtattcttattatcttcaCTGTAAAACCTGGACAGTTCTTCGTAATCATTTACAGCCAAGCACAGCTCTGGTAGATATGGCATTTGGTTGAAAAATACGTACCTAAAAGGTGAAATCATTATTCTTCATTACATTGAAAACTTGTAAAGAATTATAATTGTTACAGAAAAATAGCAATTAAATGGTTAAAGCTTAATGAAAAGAAGATGCTTAATTATGACTATTTTAGAAAGGTTAGAAATAAATTCTTTGTAGCACCAACACcaaatatacaaatgataaatatgaagagAGCATTAATATCCAAAGCACTTGATATGTTATAgtacagtaatattttttttatttatgtaccaTATACACAATGTCCAACTTACCAAGCCTTCTTCATTTGCCTAAAGGATTTCCGTAGATGCATCTTGTACGCTACGGGATGTGAGCCATTGCAAGTAATGAACCTTTGAAACAACTCAGGGTATTTGCCCACTAATACCCAGCCCACAACTGCTCCTCCATCATGGCCTATGAAagtacacttctcctttcctGTAAGACCAAAATCAAAttaatctattt
This genomic window contains:
- the LOC125040651 gene encoding epoxide hydrolase 4-like — translated: MDTVKRVVVKCIAAFLSLCISTVVIVNLFYRRWRIGKDFFCTKPHVAPQILLDPDLGTHNYIYLKNQGIKLHYVEKGDRNKPLLLLVHGFYESWFSWRHQLQEFSSDYWVVAVSLRGYGDSERPSKTSEYALMKMVEDLREFTLALGKEKCTFIGHDGGAVVGWVLVGKYPELFQRFITCNGSHPVAYKMHLRKSFRQMKKAWYVFFNQMPYLPELCLAVNDYEELSRFYSEDNKNTEIFTDEVVEAYKYYFSQKGALSAAVNFYRNIDFTSSLHIPKIRVPTLIIWGSENTFLQAEIAKLSAGECEDVQLKYIDGAGHFVQQQEPVYLNKLVWEYLSITQ